Sequence from the Cololabis saira isolate AMF1-May2022 chromosome 9, fColSai1.1, whole genome shotgun sequence genome:
TTATAGAGTAGTGACAATTTCATACATTTTTGATGTGAAGCTGGGATATGATTCTCTATTGTAGGTTTTTAAGTTATGTATTGTGAATGTTTGTCTAGGATCCCAGTTACTATGACGACAGTGACAGCTATTACAGTGAACCGACGCTGGATGAAATGGTCACAGATTTCCTCGGCCACCTGAGCTCTTCGCCAGGATCCTTTGAGTCTGATGTTGAATACATAACTGGAATGCTCAATTCCTGGGTTTCCACTGAGGCGTTGTTGCAGGAGCTGGTGGAACTGATCTACACACAGGTTACTGCACACTCTGTTTTAATTTGAtctttattatgatttttttagaTTACATGTTAttaaacattttagttttttctgtgTGAATGTATGATACTGAGCTGAATGCATTTATTgaacttaaatattttatgaaTATTGCATGTTTGGGGCAAAACGCACAACTGAGTAATAAAGCTGTGTCTTATTTCAGTCTACTGCCATTCCAAACTTCTCTTACACCGGTGCTAGGCTTTGTAACTACCTGTCCCACCACCTCTCCATCAGCCCACAAGCTGGCAACTTTCGCCAGCTCCTCTTGAAAAGGtaatttttatttctgtttttattgaatttgaTTTTTTGTTTCAGTCAGATTTAGACCAGATTTTAAGTCTtaacattaaaaaatacaatggtTGCCTAGAGCAATAAGGAgcttgaagaagatggactagATGAGGCAGAATATGTTTACACATGTGTCATGAAAGAGCAGAAATGTTTTGAATACATTTGTAGGGTCACTTATTTACAAAAGCATACATTGTAATCATTcaagatatgatttaaaaagaaagattaTGGTCTGTTGTAGATGTCGAATAGAGTATGAGCAAAGGGATGTAGCTGTTCGTGGAGACCCAGAGACTCAGAAGAAGTTCCActcttttgttctgtttctggGAGAACTTTATTTGCATCTGGAGGTAAGAAGCTGTCACTGCATGGAGCACATAAGGTTCTCTTTTGGAAATGTAGTCAATGCAAATTGTCCCTTTCAGTGTTCTGCCTGTACTTAAGAGCAGGTACCCATTCTTTTAATTCATTTGTTTGTAAAATAtaaagcctttatttatttattcttacaTTTTATGCCAGAAAGAAGTTGGATATGATCCTTGAAAGCACTGTGTGAAATTAATTTCTGTTACATAATTGCGCACTGACTTACTGTAGCTCCCGTATTCTTCCTCCATATGGCATTTCAGACACTTtgtctgcattttttttccccctttttttttttctataatacACCAAATGTGATTAGCAGGGGACACATCTGGGCTGCAGTCAGGCTAGTTTAACAACTCAACTCTTTTACTTCACGTCTATAGTGTTTTCGTTTGTGCAGGGGTTGGGATTGTCATTGCCGTGCTGAAATAATTGGGGGATTTCTTCTGGATCTGGATAGCAGTAAATGTTCTCTGAAACCTTATATGTATTTTTCATCATTAATCTCACCCCTTACACATGTACATGCGTGTTAATAACCAGGTCCATTTCATCTTGGTTAAGTTGTATATCTAGGAAAGATTGACAGTTTTTCAGAATAATCATTAACATTTCTCTAGCTTCGTTCTAGTTTCCCTTTTCTAATTTAGTGACAATaaccttttttgtgtttttgtttcagaTAAAGAGTGCAAAAGGACCCCCGAACCGAGCCGATATTCTCCTTTCTGGCCTGAAAGACTTGTTAATCAGTTTGTTCTCTAATCCTGTGGATTCAAATCTCATCTGTGCAGTCAAATTGCTCAAGGTTTCAAAACTCACCTATATATGTCTGCAGATTTAATGTTTACAGTTGTGCATTTGATGGCTGCCATTTAAAGAAGAAGCATTCATATTTCTGAATTTCCAGTTAACAGGTTCTGTCCtggatgatgcatggaaacagagcGGAAAAGGGGACATGGGACAACTTATCCAAAGGATAGAAACTGTTCTTCTGGATGCTACCTGCAGTAGGTGTGTATATCAGTGATGGCATTTGCTGTGCAGCGGGTGCACGGTGTGGTTTTTGCCatccttaaaaaaagaaaaagagaaatggtGAAAGTTATTCATCATCAAATAACAGAGGATTTTATGTAATCTTCTCCTACAGCCATccaattattttctgtttcagtaTTTCAGTCCAAATAGATGCCAGTGAAGGGCATCCAGGTGTAGCTTTTTAACACAAATAACAAGAGTAATATTTTATTCTAAAATCAGCAGTGAGATGACACTTCAGAAATGTGCCGCAGCTCAGAATAGACATGCTCTCAGCGTCCGGGAGGAAAccgtgatgtgttttttttcttttccttcaggGATGTGAGACAGATGCTCCTGAAACTAGTGGAACTGAGGTCCAGTGACTGGGGCCGAGTgggctctgctgctgcagcgagCAGCGCCACCCCAGACACAGACCCCAACTACTTCATGGTTAGCCCCGCACACcctgctctcttttttttatttttttttaaacatcttttATTGCCTCAAAATGTCATTAATACCTGATACCTTTTCTCGCAGAATGAACCAACATTCTACACTGAAGATGGCACACCGTTCACAGCAGCTGACCCAGGTGAGTGTCTGCCAAGTTGTATGTCAAAGACCGCTAAAACCTATTTAGCactttggttgttgtttttttttttaatcatacaaCCTCAGTCTCATAAGACtaaacttttttcttcttcttttttttctctacactATTGATACTTTATTTattgatacttttttttttagggctcgagcactgacagtgcgaaggccctattgtatgtgtaggaattattttttttccgacgaaatgagggcctttttgcccctaaacgtgccccaaaagtcaccaaattttggacgcaagtcaggcctggcgaaaaatgtgatatttaatggtttgcattaatgggcgtggcctaatggctcaacagcgctccctagaaaactttgtgcctcaagctccacaatacggtttgacgtacatgcacgaaaatcggtacacacctgcatcatgttgcaacttaaagaaaagtctcttggcgtcatggccgaaaccgaacaggaagtcggccattttgaattaatcgtgtaattttggcgcaatttatgccatttcttcggcagttgatacggcccgaaccgtaacgtgcacccaggtgtgttatacatcaaaatgtgcgtctccatcctgcgactacgcgcattacttttctcagtcaaaagtgttaccgtggcgacgatagacgccaaaaagcgcaccccccttcatctgattgatcatAGAGGTCatctgacttagttttgagtccttgacctttattggtgaaaattgcacgcgtgagggcccgttcatcgctgttgcagctttaattttttttattgttcctATTGTAAACTAGTGACTGTCCACTCTACTGtgttcctcttcttcttttttttctacaaacACGCAGACAGACGTAAGAAAGGAGAGAAATGATCTTA
This genomic interval carries:
- the paip1 gene encoding polyadenylate-binding protein-interacting protein 1, whose product is MNDHFDRAPGAGRARGPGPGPGGPAGDEEPRRPLFNQREPLRQPKTSPPPSEGGGPGALPADYKKQSKLQPSATANSVSASRGCNDVDTLVKSSKLSASAPEFVPFGINSFEDPSYYDDSDSYYSEPTLDEMVTDFLGHLSSSPGSFESDVEYITGMLNSWVSTEALLQELVELIYTQSTAIPNFSYTGARLCNYLSHHLSISPQAGNFRQLLLKRCRIEYEQRDVAVRGDPETQKKFHSFVLFLGELYLHLEIKSAKGPPNRADILLSGLKDLLISLFSNPVDSNLICAVKLLKLTGSVLDDAWKQSGKGDMGQLIQRIETVLLDATCSRDVRQMLLKLVELRSSDWGRVGSAAAASSATPDTDPNYFMNEPTFYTEDGTPFTAADPEYAEKYQEILDRQDYFHDIDGENGNDLSDIEDGMEPEMEEAFENFCLESERKRKQ